The Glycine soja cultivar W05 chromosome 3, ASM419377v2, whole genome shotgun sequence genome window below encodes:
- the LOC114405434 gene encoding GDP-mannose transporter GONST3-like: protein MGSDGEGNWYTSLAHQISMYGVAAGYCLSASLLSIINKWAVMKFPFPGALTAMQYATCTAAVVLCGRLKLLEHDPLDLKTMWRFLPAAILFYLSLFSNSELLLHANVDTFIVFRSVVPLFVAVGETLFLHQPWPLTKTWASLATIFAGSVLYVITDYQFSFMAYTWALAYLVSMTIDFVYIKHVIMTIGLNTWGLVLYNNLEALLLFPLELLIMGELEKMKREIKHDSDWHSFQVILPVLLSCLLGLSISFFGFSCRRAISATGFTVLGVVNKLLTVVINLVIWEKHSTWVGTVGLLICMLGGVMYQQSTSKPNNAAKQEKEEEQLKLVA from the coding sequence atgggcAGTGATGGTGAGGGAAATTGGTACACTTCATTGGCGCATCAAATTTCAATGTATGGTGTAGCTGCCGGTTACTGTTTATCTGCATCTTTGCTTTCCATAATCAACAAATGGGCAGTGATGAAATTCCCTTTCCCCGGTGCCCTAACCGCCATGCAGTACGCCACCTGCACCGCCGCTGTCGTCCTTTGCGGCCGCCTTAAGCTCCTCGAGCACGACCCCCTTGACCTTAAAACCATGTGGCGGTTCTTGCCGGCAGCAATACTTTTCTACCTCTCCCTTTTTTCCAACAGTGAGTTGCTCCTCCATGCCAATGTTGACACATTCATCGTTTTCCGCTCGGTTGTTCCCTTGTTTGTTGCTGTAGGAGAGACGTTGTTCTTGCACCAGCCGTGGCCGTTGACGAAGACGTGGGCCTCCCTGGCCACCATCTTCGCCGGCAGCGTGCTCTACGTGATAACcgattatcaattttcttttatggCTTATACCTGGGCCTTGGCCTACTTGgttagcatgaccatagattttGTTTACATAAAGCATGTGATTATGACCATTGGCTTGAACACATGGGGTCTTGTGCTGTATAACAATCTCGAGGCTCTTCTGCTTTTTCCTTTGGAGCTGCTGATTATGGGTGAGTTGGAGAAGATGAAGCGTGAGATCAAACATGATTCTGATTGGCACTCATTCCAAGTCATTTTGCCGGTGTTATTGTCGTGCCTTTTGGGTCTTTCAATCTCCTTCTTTGGATTTTCTTGCCGCAGAGCGATTTCCGCTACCGGGTTTACTGTCCTCGGTGTAGTGAACAAGTTGTTAACTGTAGTAATCAATTTGGTAATATGGGAGAAACATTCAACATGGGTGGGTACAGTGGGTCTTTTGATTTGCATGCTGGGTGGGGTTATGTATCAGCAATCAACTAGCAAGCCGAATAATGCTGCAAAACAGGAAAAAGAGGAGGAACAACTGAAGTTAGTTGCTTGA